One genomic segment of Drosophila melanogaster chromosome 3R includes these proteins:
- the RhoL gene encoding Rho-like, isoform A has protein sequence MTANITKSPRPLKITIVGDGMVGKTCMLITYTRNEFPEEYIPTVFDNHACNIAVDDRDYNLTLWDTAGQEDYERLRPLSYPSTNCFLLCYSISSRTSFENVKSKWWPEIRHFSAHVPVVLVGTKLDLRIPNSEKFVTTQEGKKMRKEIHAFNLVECSAKKKQNLQQVFEEAVRAVERKPKTTSKQSCKIL, from the exons ATGACGGCGAACATAACGAAGAGTCCGCGCCCGCTGAAAATAACCATCGTGGGCGATGGCATGGTGGGCAAAACCTGCATGCTGATAACCTACACACGGAACGAGTTCCCCGAGGAGTACATACCCACAGTGTTCGACAATCACGCCTGCAACATAGCCGTAGATGATCGGGACTACAATCTGACCCTCTGGGACACTGCCGGCCAGGAGGATTACGAAAGGCTGCGCCCCCTGAGCTATCCCAGT ACCAACTGCTTCCTGTTGTGCTATTCGATCAGCAGTAGGACCTCATTCGAAAACGTGAAAAGCAAGTGGTGGCCGGAGATCCGTCACTTCTCCGCCCACGTTCCCGTGGTTCTCGTGGGCACCAAACTGGACTTGCGCATTCCCAACTCGGAGAAGTTCGTGACCACACAG GAGGGAAAAAAGATGCGCAAAGAGATACACGCATTCAACTTGGTCGAGTGCTCCgccaagaagaagcagaacCTGCAGCAGGTCTTCGAGGAGGCGGTTAGAGCCGTGGAGAGGAAACCAAAGACGACGTCCAAGCAATCGTGCAAAATACTGTGA
- the phu gene encoding phurba tashi: MRLQLFFFLGLSVLVSGGESSHDAERRMHPVFSLMGTGSNPIGGGRYKRAMPQIVFDAVRSEERYAEYWQGLAAQTLDQQLESKLRLNTQLARNVMLFIGDGMSIPTITAGRVYLGGEEKQFAFEQFPYVGLSKTYCANMQVADSACTATAYLGGVKANYGTIGVSAAVQFKDCQAQAQAAHHVSSIAAWAQKQGMATGLVTTTSVTHASPAGVYAHLANRNWENDAEVVGDNGDPDLCPDAAAQLINSPVGQKLNVIMGGGRENFLPKGVTDSSGAPGRRLDGRNLIDEWKNQHTNSAQYVENRRELLNLSNHTSRVLGLFAPYHMAYHLDASPAEQPTLEEMVQSAMEILERQSAGRGYFLFVEGGRIDHGHHDTLALRAIDETAEFDKAVRFARSHTSTDDTLIVVSSDHSHTMSLAGYSSRKNDIFGINDGQLAADDLPYATLSYANGPGYDSNYLREGGAVRRKNLRAINMKNKDFMFPSTVPLESETHGGDDVAVFASGPYAQLFTGVFEQHFIPHALGYASCLSDRNMCVDGGVARRPR, translated from the exons ATGAGGCTGCAGCTCTTCTTTTTTCTCGGCCTGAGTGTTCTAGTCAGTGGAGGAG AATCCTCACACGATGCCGAGAGGCGAATGCATCCGGTGTTCTCGCTTATGGGAACCGGATCGAATCCAATCGGAGGAGGTCGATACAAGCGAGCCATGCCCCAGATCGTTTTTGATGCCGTAAGATCAGAGGAGCGGTACGCCGAGTACTGGCAGGGTTTGGCGGCCCAAACACTGGATCAGCAGCTGGAGAGTAAGCTGCGATTGAACACCCAGCTGGCCAGGAATGTGATGCTCTTCATTGGCGACGGCATGTCCATACCGACAATCACGGCGGGTCGCGTTTACTTGGGCGGCGAGGAGAAGCAGTTCGCCTTCGAGCAATTCCCGTATGTGGGTCTCAGCAAGACCTACTGTGCCAATATGCAGGTGGCCGACTCCGCCTGCACCGCCACCGCCTATTTGGGTGGTGTCAAGGCCAACTATGGCACGATCGGAGTAAGTGCAGCGGTGCAGTTCAAGGATTGCCAGGCGCAGGCACAAGCCGCCCACCATGTCTCCTCCATTGCGGCCTGGGCGCAGAAGCAGGGAATGGCCACCGGACTGGTTACCACAACCTCCGTAACACATGCCTCACCAGCTGGAGTGTACGCCCACCTGGCCAACCGGAACTGGGAGAACGACGCCGAAGTGGTGGGAGACAATGGTGACCCCGATCTGTGTCCGGACGCAGCTGCCCAGCTGATAAACAGTCCGGTGGGTCAGAAACTTAATGTGATAATGGGCGGAGGTCGCGAGAATTTCCTGCCCAAAGGCGTGACTGATTCCAGTGGAGCGCCTGGTCGCCGTTTGGATGGCCGCAATCTCATCGACGAGTGGAAGAACCAGCACACGAACAGTGCTCAATATGTGGAGAATCGCAGGGAGCTGCTCAACCTATCCAATCACACTTCACGAGTACTGGGCTTGTTTGCCCCCTACCACATGGCCTACCATCTGGATGCTAGTCCAGCAGAGCAACCAACGCTGGAGGAGATGGTCCAGTCGGCCATGGAAATCTTGGAGCGCCAGAGTGCCGGACGCGGTTACTTCCTTTTCGTGGAGGGCGGTCGGATCGATCATGGTCACCACGACACCTTGGCTTTGAGGGCCATCGATGAAACGGCGGAGTTCGACAAAGCGGTGCGATTTGCCAGGAGTCACACGAGTACGGACGACACTTTAATAGTGGTCAGTTCGGATCACTCGCACACCATGTCGCTGGCGGGCTATTCCAGCAGAAAGAACGATATCTTCGGCATCAATGACGGACAGCTGGCGGCGGATGATCTTCCATATGCCACTCTGAGCTATGCCAATGGACCGGGCTATGATAGTAACTACCTCAGGGAAGGCGGCGCTGTGCGGAGGAAAAATCTGAGAGCCATCAATATGAAGAACAAGGACTTCATGTTCCCCAGCACAGTTCCCTTGGAATCGGAAACGCACGGTGGCGATGATGTGGCCGTTTTTGCTAGTGGACCGTATGCCCAGCTTTTCACCGGAGTTTTCGAGCAGCATTTCATACCTCACGCCCTTGGTTACGCCTCTTGCCTCAGTGATCGTAACATGTGCGTggatgggggcgtggcacggaGACCACGCTGA
- the RhoL gene encoding Rho-like, isoform B — protein sequence MKVWVRQDKHTFLLNKDERGKKPGMTANITKSPRPLKITIVGDGMVGKTCMLITYTRNEFPEEYIPTVFDNHACNIAVDDRDYNLTLWDTAGQEDYERLRPLSYPSTNCFLLCYSISSRTSFENVKSKWWPEIRHFSAHVPVVLVGTKLDLRIPNSEKFVTTQEGKKMRKEIHAFNLVECSAKKKQNLQQVFEEAVRAVERKPKTTSKQSCKIL from the exons ATGAAAGTGTGGGTGCGCCAAGATAAACACACA TTCTTGCTTAACAAAGACGAACGGGGAAAAAAACCGGGAATGACGGCGAACATAACGAAGAGTCCGCGCCCGCTGAAAATAACCATCGTGGGCGATGGCATGGTGGGCAAAACCTGCATGCTGATAACCTACACACGGAACGAGTTCCCCGAGGAGTACATACCCACAGTGTTCGACAATCACGCCTGCAACATAGCCGTAGATGATCGGGACTACAATCTGACCCTCTGGGACACTGCCGGCCAGGAGGATTACGAAAGGCTGCGCCCCCTGAGCTATCCCAGT ACCAACTGCTTCCTGTTGTGCTATTCGATCAGCAGTAGGACCTCATTCGAAAACGTGAAAAGCAAGTGGTGGCCGGAGATCCGTCACTTCTCCGCCCACGTTCCCGTGGTTCTCGTGGGCACCAAACTGGACTTGCGCATTCCCAACTCGGAGAAGTTCGTGACCACACAG GAGGGAAAAAAGATGCGCAAAGAGATACACGCATTCAACTTGGTCGAGTGCTCCgccaagaagaagcagaacCTGCAGCAGGTCTTCGAGGAGGCGGTTAGAGCCGTGGAGAGGAAACCAAAGACGACGTCCAAGCAATCGTGCAAAATACTGTGA